One part of the Nostoc sp. PCC 7120 = FACHB-418 genome encodes these proteins:
- the tnpA gene encoding IS200/IS605 family transposase: MRRKYKFNNNVVYSCKYHIVWTPKYRRKVLKDGVDTRLKELLQQIAAEIQVEILEMEVVEDHVHLLIEVDPQFGVHKAIKRFKGATSRYLRLEFPHLKQRLPTLWTNSYFVSTVGGAPLEAVKEYIQNQKNT; this comes from the coding sequence ATGAGGCGAAAATATAAATTTAACAACAATGTAGTCTACTCTTGTAAATACCATATAGTTTGGACTCCCAAGTACAGACGCAAGGTATTAAAAGATGGTGTTGATACACGGCTAAAAGAACTGTTACAACAAATAGCAGCAGAAATTCAGGTTGAGATTTTGGAAATGGAGGTAGTAGAGGATCATGTCCACCTACTGATTGAGGTTGACCCGCAATTTGGTGTCCACAAGGCAATTAAACGGTTTAAAGGCGCAACGTCTCGTTACCTACGCTTAGAGTTTCCACACCTGAAACAAAGACTACCTACGCTGTGGACTAATTCTTACTTTGTCTCTACAGTCGGGGGCGCACCACTGGAGGCGGTTAAGGAGTACATTCAAAATCAGAAAAATACTTGA
- a CDS encoding metallophosphoesterase family protein produces the protein MNLKRRQFLFLSSLSAVGTGLLAWKFAHKYYQSSDLAIASPPKKDLLLRFVSVADTGTGARGQYAVARAMTLYHKQNPYDLVVLAGDNIYNNGEIEKVNAVFERPYQDLLKQGVKFQACLGNHDIRTDNGDPQVRYPGFNMNGRRYYTFRRDRVQFFALDTNSNADWQNQLTWLEKELSSSNAPWKVVFGHHPIYSSGVYGSNQAFIKTFTPLFQKYGVQLYINGHEHSYERTRAIDGTTYLTCGAGAGNRPVGRSKWTEYSTSDLSFATYEVYPDRIELNAIATNNRIFDRGIIRRVEVSGV, from the coding sequence ATGAATCTCAAACGCCGTCAATTTTTATTTTTAAGTAGTCTCAGCGCTGTTGGAACTGGATTATTAGCCTGGAAATTCGCCCATAAATATTACCAAAGTAGTGATTTGGCGATCGCCTCACCACCCAAAAAAGATTTACTTTTACGTTTTGTGTCGGTGGCTGACACGGGAACTGGGGCAAGAGGACAATATGCTGTGGCTAGGGCAATGACGCTTTACCACAAGCAAAATCCCTATGATTTAGTAGTTTTAGCTGGCGATAATATTTACAATAATGGTGAAATTGAAAAAGTGAACGCAGTTTTTGAGCGTCCCTATCAAGATTTGCTCAAACAAGGAGTGAAATTTCAGGCTTGTTTAGGTAATCACGATATTCGTACTGATAATGGTGATCCGCAAGTCCGCTATCCCGGTTTTAATATGAACGGACGGCGATATTATACATTTCGCCGCGATCGCGTACAATTTTTCGCTTTAGATACTAACAGTAATGCCGATTGGCAAAATCAGTTAACTTGGTTAGAAAAAGAATTAAGCAGTAGTAATGCCCCGTGGAAAGTAGTATTTGGGCATCATCCCATTTATTCATCGGGGGTCTACGGCAGTAATCAAGCTTTTATTAAAACTTTCACACCACTATTTCAGAAATACGGAGTCCAGCTTTATATCAACGGACACGAACACAGTTATGAACGCACTCGTGCTATTGACGGAACAACCTATTTAACTTGTGGTGCTGGTGCGGGTAATCGTCCTGTAGGGCGTTCAAAATGGACAGAATACTCTACCAGTGATTTAAGTTTTGCTACCTATGAAGTTTATCCAGATAGGATAGAACTAAATGCGATCGCTACTAATAACCGTATTTTTGACAGGGGAATTATTAGAAGGGTAGAAGTGTCAGGGGTGTAG
- a CDS encoding GAF domain-containing sensor histidine kinase, with product MLSSPDLSFSRNLPLVVFNQLGELLQQMAQSVETSTLLLTESLLSRVLVPMEWHGQRFTLVVSEGFSALLLGNGKQQEVPESESWVLAMPSPLNQSATGDRETQKPEIYSTSSIPQAAQPTLTLTELNTRLTFNSEAIASFLAKLRDLFGDDSYTHQHLERYRQILKPNDATLQSQFTLLLLEHLLPKQNESVTTSASVNNSEEVYSCQAVEDALKKQISQERLLNQVTTQIRKSLDLPVIMATAIAQVREFLELDRLVIYKFEGSGVNTQNTRSPRLQDWQNYGGCIVYEARATDIIPSVLDYQEQTCFSRHSQCWDKYRQGFTLVIDDIETAYALEECLLNFLRESQVRAKLAAPIIFEDKLWGLLIAHQCYNPRQWHDSDKNLLISIAEQLAIAIHQSELMRSLQDSAQRLTQEKQTLEQRVIERTMALRDALLAAEAASRLRSEFLATISHELLTPLTYVIGMSSTLLRWPLGELSQRQRDYLQTIHDSGEHLLDMINDILDLSQIEAGKTVLNIAEFSLVKIAENTIESLLEKALSEQVNLKLDLQIDPRRDRFTADAARIEQILWNLLTNAIKFTPEGGNVTLRIWVEEDTSIFQVEDTGIGIPEEQLPLLFEKFQQLDTPYRRRYEGTGLGLALTKQLVELHRGRIEVESTVGIGSIFTVWIPYQEIRA from the coding sequence ATGCTGAGTTCTCCTGATTTGAGCTTTTCTCGAAATTTGCCTTTAGTTGTATTCAATCAACTCGGAGAATTGTTGCAGCAGATGGCTCAATCGGTAGAAACTAGTACTTTGTTACTCACTGAATCCTTGTTATCACGGGTTCTCGTGCCGATGGAGTGGCACGGTCAGAGGTTTACTTTGGTGGTTTCTGAAGGATTTAGCGCGCTTTTGCTGGGAAACGGGAAGCAACAAGAAGTACCAGAGTCGGAAAGTTGGGTTCTTGCTATGCCTTCCCCATTGAATCAAAGCGCTACTGGAGATAGAGAAACACAAAAGCCAGAAATATACTCAACTTCCAGTATTCCACAGGCTGCTCAACCCACACTAACGCTAACAGAGCTTAATACTAGGTTGACATTTAATTCAGAGGCGATCGCTTCCTTCCTGGCAAAATTGAGAGACTTGTTTGGGGATGATTCCTATACTCACCAGCATCTTGAACGCTATCGGCAAATTTTAAAACCTAATGATGCTACACTCCAAAGTCAATTTACTTTGTTGTTATTAGAACATCTTTTGCCTAAGCAAAATGAGTCGGTAACAACTTCCGCCAGTGTAAATAATTCTGAAGAAGTGTATTCTTGTCAAGCAGTCGAAGATGCTCTCAAAAAGCAGATTTCCCAAGAGCGACTGTTAAATCAAGTTACCACCCAGATTCGCAAAAGCCTAGATTTGCCAGTAATTATGGCAACAGCGATCGCACAAGTACGGGAGTTTCTAGAATTAGACAGGTTAGTAATATATAAATTTGAGGGTTCTGGAGTCAACACGCAAAACACAAGGTCACCCCGCCTGCAAGACTGGCAAAATTACGGTGGTTGTATAGTTTATGAAGCTCGTGCCACAGATATCATCCCATCAGTATTAGATTATCAAGAACAAACTTGCTTCAGTCGTCATTCTCAATGTTGGGATAAATATCGTCAAGGATTTACCTTAGTTATCGATGATATTGAAACAGCTTATGCCTTAGAAGAATGTTTGTTGAATTTTCTAAGGGAAAGCCAAGTTAGAGCAAAGTTAGCAGCACCGATTATTTTTGAAGATAAACTTTGGGGCTTATTAATTGCCCATCAGTGCTATAATCCCCGCCAGTGGCATGATAGTGATAAGAATTTACTCATTTCCATTGCCGAACAATTAGCGATCGCCATTCATCAATCAGAATTAATGCGATCTCTGCAAGATTCTGCCCAAAGGCTCACGCAAGAAAAACAAACCCTAGAGCAGCGTGTGATTGAGCGCACAATGGCTTTGCGCGATGCCCTCTTGGCGGCGGAGGCTGCTAGTCGCCTCAGAAGTGAATTTCTCGCCACCATTAGTCATGAATTACTCACACCTTTAACTTACGTCATCGGGATGTCTTCTACTTTATTACGTTGGCCTTTGGGTGAGTTGAGTCAACGGCAAAGAGATTATTTACAAACAATCCACGACAGTGGTGAACATTTGTTAGACATGATCAATGACATCCTCGATTTATCACAAATTGAGGCGGGAAAAACCGTTTTAAATATTGCCGAATTTTCTTTAGTCAAAATAGCAGAAAATACTATAGAATCTCTACTAGAAAAAGCTTTATCAGAACAAGTCAATCTCAAACTGGATTTACAAATAGATCCTAGACGCGATCGCTTCACTGCCGATGCTGCACGAATAGAACAGATCCTTTGGAATTTATTAACTAACGCCATTAAATTTACCCCAGAGGGTGGCAATGTCACCTTACGGATTTGGGTAGAAGAAGATACCTCTATATTTCAAGTAGAAGATACAGGTATTGGTATTCCTGAAGAACAATTACCGTTATTATTTGAAAAATTCCAGCAACTTGATACACCCTATCGCCGCCGCTACGAAGGCACAGGATTAGGTTTAGCTTTAACTAAGCAATTGGTAGAACTGCACCGAGGACGCATTGAAGTTGAATCCACTGTAGGTATTGGCTCAATTTTCACCGTGTGGATACCATATCAAGAAATTAGGGCCTAG